A DNA window from Methylobacterium sp. NMS14P contains the following coding sequences:
- a CDS encoding M20 family metallopeptidase has protein sequence MTRDAAIARATEAFDSGAFLALLREAVAMPTESQAPGQEAALRAYLDAFVAPLVTRLGFETPKIFPNPDGVHGPFLIAERREGADLPTVLIYGHGDTVRGYPEQWREGLGPWEIVVEGDRWYGRGTADNKGQHVLNLAALEQVIAAREGRLGFNVKLLIEMGEESGSPGLRPFCREQAAALHSDVLIASDGPRLNGERPTLFLGSRGAYNFELSLNLREGPHHSGNWGGLLRNPGTVLASAIASMVDARGSILVEALRPPPIPEGVRAALADIRVGEDPTAPTIDSDWGEPGLTPAERVFAWNTLEVLAFKTGDPDGPLNAVPPHAKATLQLRFVVGTDWQNLIRNVRAHLDAHGFPMIEVRPARAAEVFQATRLPVEDPWVEWALQSIEASSGKKPALLPNLGGSLPNDAFSEILGLPTLWVPHSYPACRQHGPDEHMLASGTREGLAIMAGLFWDLGEAGPDILRRRTARA, from the coding sequence ATGACGCGAGACGCCGCCATCGCGCGCGCCACGGAGGCCTTCGACTCGGGCGCGTTCCTCGCCCTCCTGCGGGAGGCGGTGGCGATGCCCACCGAGAGCCAGGCCCCCGGCCAGGAGGCGGCGCTCCGCGCCTATCTCGACGCCTTCGTCGCCCCGCTCGTCACCCGCCTCGGCTTCGAGACCCCGAAGATCTTCCCGAACCCCGACGGGGTGCACGGCCCGTTCCTGATCGCCGAGCGGCGCGAGGGCGCGGACCTGCCGACCGTGCTGATCTACGGCCACGGCGACACGGTGCGGGGCTACCCCGAGCAGTGGCGGGAGGGTCTCGGCCCCTGGGAGATCGTGGTCGAGGGCGACCGCTGGTACGGCCGCGGCACCGCCGACAACAAGGGCCAGCACGTCCTCAACCTCGCGGCACTGGAGCAGGTGATCGCGGCCCGCGAGGGCCGTCTCGGCTTCAACGTGAAGCTGCTGATCGAGATGGGCGAGGAATCGGGCTCCCCGGGCCTGCGGCCGTTCTGCCGGGAGCAGGCCGCGGCGCTGCATTCCGACGTGCTGATCGCCTCGGACGGGCCGCGCCTCAACGGCGAGCGCCCGACCCTCTTCCTGGGCTCCCGCGGCGCCTACAATTTCGAGCTGAGCCTGAACCTGCGGGAGGGCCCGCACCATTCCGGCAACTGGGGCGGGCTGCTGCGCAACCCCGGCACGGTGCTGGCCTCGGCGATCGCCTCGATGGTCGATGCCCGCGGCAGCATCCTGGTGGAGGCCCTGCGGCCGCCGCCGATCCCCGAGGGCGTGCGCGCGGCGCTCGCCGACATCCGCGTCGGCGAGGACCCGACCGCGCCCACGATCGATTCCGACTGGGGCGAGCCGGGCCTCACCCCGGCCGAGCGGGTCTTCGCCTGGAACACGCTGGAGGTGCTGGCCTTCAAGACCGGCGATCCGGACGGCCCGCTCAACGCCGTGCCGCCCCACGCCAAGGCGACCCTGCAGCTGCGCTTCGTGGTCGGCACCGACTGGCAGAACCTGATCCGGAACGTGCGCGCCCATCTCGACGCGCACGGCTTCCCGATGATCGAGGTCCGGCCGGCCCGCGCCGCGGAAGTCTTCCAGGCGACGCGGCTGCCCGTGGAGGATCCGTGGGTCGAGTGGGCGCTCCAGTCGATCGAGGCGAGCTCCGGCAAGAAGCCCGCGCTGCTGCCCAATCTCGGCGGCTCGCTGCCGAACGACGCCTTCTCGGAGATCCTCGGCCTGCCGACCCTCTGGGTGCCGCATTCCTACCCGGCCTGCCGCCAGCACGGGCCCGACGAGCACATGCTCGCCTCCGGCACCCGCGAGGGCCTGGCGATCATGGCCGGCCTGTTCTGGGATCTCGGCGAGGCCGGACCCGACATCCTCCGCCGCCGCACAGCGAGGGCCTGA